A region from the Tahibacter amnicola genome encodes:
- a CDS encoding 5'-nucleotidase: MTTAIRQDTVDDRLVVAISSRALFDLSESHALYEREGLDAYRRYQMDHEDELLAPGIAFPLVQKLLRLNGSGAKVPRVEVILLSRNSADTGLRIFNSIEHYGLGIERAAFTNGAPTHNYVQPFQADVFLSAHSDDVSHALAAGVAAATILPSKAPTLASEQLRIAFDGDAVLFGDESERVSQEQGLDAFHRHETEHAARPLSGGPFRGFLDALHRIQSAFPLEQSPIRTALVTARSAPAHKRVILTLRSWGVRIDEALFLGGRDKGPFLEAFGADIFFDDSRNNVESARRHVATGHVPHGVSNQAR; the protein is encoded by the coding sequence ATGACCACCGCCATCCGCCAAGACACCGTTGACGACCGCCTCGTCGTCGCCATTTCCTCCCGTGCGCTGTTCGACCTGAGCGAAAGCCATGCGCTGTATGAGCGCGAAGGGCTCGATGCGTATCGCCGCTACCAGATGGACCACGAGGATGAACTCCTCGCGCCGGGTATCGCATTTCCACTCGTACAGAAATTGCTTCGGCTGAACGGGTCGGGTGCGAAGGTGCCGCGGGTCGAGGTGATCCTGCTGTCGCGCAACTCGGCCGACACCGGCCTGCGCATTTTCAATTCAATCGAACACTACGGGCTGGGCATCGAACGCGCCGCCTTCACCAACGGCGCGCCGACGCATAACTACGTGCAGCCCTTCCAGGCCGACGTCTTCCTCTCGGCGCATTCGGACGACGTCAGCCACGCTCTGGCGGCGGGTGTCGCTGCTGCGACCATCCTGCCTTCCAAGGCGCCGACGCTGGCCTCGGAGCAGCTGCGCATCGCGTTCGACGGCGACGCCGTGCTGTTTGGCGATGAGTCCGAGCGGGTGTCCCAGGAACAGGGGCTCGATGCCTTCCACCGGCACGAAACCGAGCACGCCGCGCGGCCGTTGAGCGGCGGCCCGTTCCGCGGCTTTCTCGATGCCCTGCATCGCATCCAGAGCGCGTTTCCGCTGGAGCAGTCGCCGATCCGCACCGCGCTGGTCACGGCGCGTTCGGCGCCGGCGCACAAGCGGGTGATCCTGACCCTGCGCTCCTGGGGCGTGCGCATCGATGAAGCCCTGTTTCTGGGGGGGCGCGACAAGGGGCCGTTCCTGGAAGCCTTCGGGGCCGACATTTTCTTCGACGACTCCCGCAACAATGTCGAGTCGGCGCGCCGTCATGTCGCGACGGGGCATGTCCCGCACGGTGTATCGAACCAGGCACGGTGA
- a CDS encoding S8 family serine peptidase: MKRSPVAPPRRWRVSPLVLACLAGIAGAQTSSKIEPALRSLAQQGEPVEALVTVAGRADPRLLDPNADHLSRRRAWVETLQATARERQGDLVDFLAARGVEYRSFWINNTIWIKADAATLELLAQRADVTHLHANPSVSNRVPQPVAERNAQPVPTGIAWGVSKIRAPLVWAEGVNGAGVVVAGQDTGYRWDHPAIKGKYRGWDGMAAAHAYNWHDAIHSNGGTSCPSDSPAACDGQSHGTHTMGTIVGDDGGTNQIGVAPGARWIGCRNMDGDGYGSPATYTECMQWLLAPTDLAGANPNPDLAPDVINNSWGCPEEEGCTTGQEIKQAVDNLVAGGIVFVASAGNGGTTCGGMTMPPAIYDSAFAVGATDSSDRLASLSLRGPVAGSNLIRPDLSAPGIQVPSAVPPAGYANLSGTSMAGPHAAGVVALMMSANPALKGDVARVAQILRETTITAGITNTNGLTQSCGGTAITTWPNNMVGYGRLDAWNAFRRAESIFATGHE, from the coding sequence GTGAAGCGTTCCCCTGTCGCTCCGCCACGCCGTTGGCGTGTATCGCCCCTGGTGCTGGCCTGCCTTGCGGGCATTGCCGGCGCCCAGACCTCCTCGAAGATCGAGCCGGCCCTGCGTTCGCTCGCGCAGCAGGGTGAGCCGGTCGAGGCGCTGGTCACGGTCGCGGGGCGGGCCGATCCGCGCCTGCTCGATCCGAACGCGGATCACCTCTCCCGGCGCCGCGCCTGGGTGGAAACCCTCCAGGCCACGGCCCGCGAGCGCCAGGGTGACCTGGTCGACTTCCTCGCTGCCCGCGGCGTGGAGTACCGCTCTTTCTGGATCAACAACACGATCTGGATCAAGGCGGATGCCGCGACGCTCGAGCTGCTGGCGCAGCGCGCGGACGTCACTCACCTCCACGCCAATCCGTCGGTGAGCAACCGGGTGCCGCAGCCGGTGGCCGAACGGAACGCACAGCCGGTGCCAACGGGCATTGCGTGGGGCGTGAGCAAGATCCGCGCGCCGCTGGTGTGGGCCGAAGGCGTCAACGGCGCGGGCGTCGTGGTGGCCGGCCAGGACACGGGCTACCGCTGGGATCATCCGGCCATCAAGGGCAAGTACCGGGGCTGGGACGGTATGGCGGCGGCCCATGCCTACAACTGGCACGACGCGATTCACAGCAATGGCGGCACGAGCTGCCCGTCGGATTCGCCGGCAGCCTGCGACGGCCAGTCGCACGGTACCCACACCATGGGCACTATCGTTGGCGATGACGGCGGTACCAACCAGATCGGCGTGGCGCCCGGCGCGCGCTGGATCGGCTGCCGCAACATGGACGGTGACGGCTACGGCTCGCCGGCCACCTACACCGAATGCATGCAGTGGCTGCTGGCGCCGACAGACCTCGCCGGCGCCAATCCCAACCCGGATCTCGCACCGGACGTGATCAACAATTCCTGGGGTTGCCCGGAAGAGGAAGGCTGCACGACGGGGCAGGAAATCAAGCAGGCGGTCGACAACCTCGTTGCCGGCGGCATCGTGTTTGTCGCGTCCGCCGGCAATGGTGGCACTACGTGCGGCGGCATGACCATGCCGCCGGCCATCTATGACTCGGCTTTCGCCGTTGGTGCGACCGACAGCAGCGACCGCCTTGCCAGCCTGTCGCTGCGCGGCCCGGTCGCGGGATCGAACCTGATCCGTCCGGATCTGTCCGCGCCCGGCATCCAGGTGCCCTCGGCCGTCCCGCCGGCGGGTTATGCCAACCTGAGCGGTACCAGCATGGCGGGCCCGCACGCGGCCGGCGTGGTGGCGCTGATGATGTCGGCCAACCCCGCGCTCAAGGGTGATGTGGCCCGCGTAGCGCAGATCCTGCGCGAGACGACGATCACGGCCGGCATCACCAATACCAATGGCCTGACGCAGAGCTGCGGCGGTACCGCCATCACCACCTGGCCGAACAATATGGTCGGCTATGGCCGCCTGGACGCCTGGAACGCATTCCGCCGTGCCGAGTCCATCTTCGCGACCGGCCACGAGTGA